A DNA window from Actinokineospora baliensis contains the following coding sequences:
- a CDS encoding RNA polymerase sigma factor codes for MDDLPETDAEIDVALLAAIVDDLDAGFAGLVRAYQRVVYSVALRVGGPDAEDLAAECFLRAYRALIGYDRSRILALRPRSWLLTILLNTWRNTLRGAARRPAVSMAELPDRAVVGPTVEDVVANTETRDELGALVGALPDNQRVAVVLRHVVDLPVAEIAAVMRIPEGTVKSHISRGLARLREQYAKEVAR; via the coding sequence ATGGATGACCTACCCGAGACCGACGCCGAGATCGACGTGGCCCTGCTCGCCGCCATCGTCGACGACCTCGACGCGGGGTTCGCCGGGCTGGTCCGCGCCTACCAGCGAGTGGTCTACTCGGTCGCGCTGCGCGTCGGCGGCCCCGACGCCGAGGACCTGGCCGCCGAGTGCTTCCTGCGGGCCTACCGCGCGCTGATCGGCTACGACCGGTCCCGCATCCTGGCGCTGCGGCCGAGGTCGTGGTTGTTGACGATCTTGCTCAACACCTGGCGCAACACGCTGCGCGGCGCGGCGCGAAGACCGGCGGTGAGCATGGCCGAGCTGCCAGACCGGGCGGTGGTCGGCCCGACCGTCGAGGACGTGGTCGCCAACACCGAGACCCGCGACGAGCTGGGCGCGCTGGTCGGCGCGCTGCCGGACAACCAGCGGGTGGCCGTGGTGCTGCGGCACGTGGTCGACCTGCCGGTGGCCGAGATCGCGGCCGTCATGCGGATCCCGGAGGGGACCGTCAAGTCACACATCTCCCGCGGCCTGGCCCGGCTGCGGGAGCAGTACGCGAAGGAGGTGGCCCGATGA